A single window of Methanothermobacter marburgensis str. Marburg DNA harbors:
- a CDS encoding 4Fe-4S dicluster domain-containing protein yields the protein MQKIIIQPELCDGCGDCEEACKKLYGASRIMIRELEGLYYPIICQQCEDAPCRTVCPTDAIQDEVDPERCIGCGLCMLVCPFGAVVMEDRKAQKCSQCPDLDTPACVKACSRRALSVVDTEKLKLERQKEFVSRMSGIGKGQKGTDILSILTAKRKARQKLE from the coding sequence TTGCAGAAGATCATCATTCAACCGGAACTCTGTGACGGCTGCGGGGACTGTGAGGAGGCCTGTAAGAAACTCTACGGCGCCTCAAGGATAATGATAAGGGAACTTGAGGGCCTCTATTACCCCATCATATGCCAGCAGTGCGAGGACGCCCCCTGCAGGACAGTGTGCCCAACAGATGCCATCCAGGACGAGGTTGACCCTGAGAGGTGCATTGGCTGCGGACTTTGCATGCTGGTATGCCCCTTTGGAGCTGTTGTCATGGAGGATCGGAAGGCCCAGAAATGCAGCCAGTGCCCTGACCTTGACACGCCGGCATGTGTTAAGGCCTGCTCAAGACGGGCTCTGAGCGTCGTGGACACCGAGAAACTGAAACTTGAAAGGCAGAAGGAGTTCGTATCCAGAATGTCAGGTATAGGGAAGGGCCAGAAAGGGACTGATATCCTCAGCATACTGACAGCGAAGAGGA
- the porB gene encoding pyruvate synthase subunit PorB codes for MKIPEEEFLAPGHRGCAGCGATVGVRLALKVLGKNTVAVSSTGCLEVITTPYPETAWEIPWIHVAFENAAAVASGVERALRARGRGEVNVVAFAGDGGTADIGLQSLSGAMERGHNIIYICYDNEAYMNTGIQRSASTPYGASTTTSPHGKESFGEDRPKKNMPLIMAAHGVPYVATASISYPEDFMEKVRKARDIEGPAYIHLHQPCTTGWGFDPSKTVELGRLAVETGSWILYEIEDGDFRVTYRPVQRKPVEEYLNAQKRFRHLTEEQKAKIQEYVDSVCQELRI; via the coding sequence ATGAAAATACCTGAAGAAGAATTCCTGGCCCCTGGACACCGTGGATGTGCAGGATGCGGTGCTACAGTGGGTGTCAGACTTGCTCTCAAGGTTCTCGGAAAAAACACCGTTGCGGTCTCATCAACAGGATGCCTTGAGGTTATCACAACCCCCTACCCTGAAACAGCCTGGGAGATACCATGGATCCATGTTGCATTTGAAAACGCTGCCGCGGTTGCATCAGGCGTTGAGAGGGCCCTCAGGGCCAGGGGCAGGGGTGAAGTTAACGTTGTGGCATTCGCCGGTGATGGTGGGACAGCAGATATCGGACTTCAGTCTCTATCAGGTGCAATGGAGAGGGGTCACAACATAATATACATCTGCTATGACAACGAGGCCTACATGAACACAGGTATACAGAGGAGTGCGTCAACACCCTACGGTGCATCCACCACCACATCACCACATGGAAAGGAGAGTTTCGGTGAGGACAGACCCAAGAAAAACATGCCCCTCATAATGGCGGCTCATGGTGTCCCCTACGTTGCAACAGCATCAATATCATACCCCGAGGACTTCATGGAGAAGGTGAGAAAGGCAAGGGACATTGAGGGTCCAGCCTACATACACCTGCATCAGCCATGCACAACAGGGTGGGGCTTTGATCCCTCAAAGACGGTGGAACTCGGAAGACTCGCTGTTGAAACCGGTTCCTGGATACTCTACGAGATAGAGGACGGTGACTTCCGCGTAACCTACAGGCCAGTTCAGAGAAAACCCGTTGAAGAGTACCTGAACGCCCAGAAAAGGTTCAGGCACCTCACAGAGGAACAGAAGGCAAAGATCCAGGAATACGTTGACAGCGTGTGCCAGGAGCTCAGGATATAA
- the porA gene encoding pyruvate synthase subunit PorA, translating into MVLKVISANQAVAEAAKLAKPKVIPVYPITPQTSISEYLAKYVADGELDAEYIRVESEHSAMSACVGASGAGVRVFTATSSQGLALMHEIVYAAAGLRNPIVMANANRALSAPLSIWNDQQDSIAERDSGWMQIYAESGQEALDSVLLSYRVSEDRDVLLPSMVCLDGFILTHTVEPVDIPSQDEVDTFLPEFQPQAVLDPDEPMSLGTFTDPNYYMEARYEVERAMERSRKVIAKACQEFSEMFRREYGFVEDYRCEDAEIILVAMGSVCSTLREVIDDMRDEGKPVGLLKVRIHRPFPAEEIKKAVSNAHKIAVLDKNITFSVGGALHTELKALLPDKEVYGFIVGLGGRDITPEHIMEIVRKTENPERTVSWIGLKEESQ; encoded by the coding sequence ATGGTTCTTAAGGTTATATCCGCAAATCAGGCCGTTGCAGAAGCAGCAAAACTTGCAAAGCCAAAGGTCATCCCTGTTTACCCGATAACACCCCAGACCTCAATATCAGAGTACCTTGCAAAATATGTGGCTGATGGTGAACTCGATGCCGAGTACATAAGGGTCGAGTCAGAGCACAGCGCCATGAGCGCATGCGTGGGTGCATCAGGTGCAGGTGTGAGGGTTTTCACAGCAACATCATCCCAGGGCCTTGCACTCATGCATGAGATAGTATATGCTGCAGCCGGACTCAGGAACCCCATTGTCATGGCAAATGCCAACCGTGCCCTATCAGCCCCACTCAGTATATGGAATGACCAACAGGATTCGATAGCTGAAAGGGACTCTGGATGGATGCAGATATACGCAGAAAGTGGGCAGGAAGCCCTTGACTCAGTTCTGCTGTCCTACAGGGTTTCAGAGGACAGGGACGTTCTCCTTCCAAGCATGGTCTGTCTGGATGGTTTCATACTGACACACACCGTGGAACCCGTGGACATCCCATCACAGGATGAGGTTGACACATTCCTGCCAGAATTCCAGCCACAGGCAGTACTTGACCCTGACGAACCAATGTCACTCGGTACATTCACCGATCCAAACTATTACATGGAGGCACGCTATGAGGTAGAAAGGGCAATGGAGAGGTCAAGAAAGGTTATTGCAAAGGCCTGTCAGGAATTCAGTGAAATGTTCAGGCGAGAATACGGATTCGTTGAGGATTACCGCTGCGAAGATGCTGAAATAATCCTGGTGGCCATGGGCTCAGTCTGCAGCACCCTGAGAGAGGTTATTGATGATATGAGGGATGAAGGCAAACCCGTGGGGCTCCTGAAGGTGAGGATACACAGGCCATTCCCTGCTGAGGAGATTAAAAAGGCAGTCAGTAATGCCCATAAGATTGCTGTTCTGGATAAAAATATAACTTTCAGTGTTGGTGGTGCTCTCCACACCGAATTAAAGGCCCTGCTACCCGACAAGGAGGTTTACGGGTTCATTGTGGGCCTCGGTGGAAGGGACATAACACCTGAACACATCATGGAAATCGTCAGAAAGACAGAAAACCCTGAAAGGACTGTCAGCTGGATCGGACTTAAGGAGGAATCACAATGA
- the porD gene encoding pyruvate synthase subunit PorD produces MESLGATVKEPGSTRKNKTGSWRTFKPFLDKDKCIDCDNCILFCPEGCIDKEHEIDYDYCKGCGICAEECPVKAIKMEREK; encoded by the coding sequence ATGGAATCACTTGGAGCAACCGTCAAAGAACCAGGAAGCACCCGTAAAAACAAGACGGGGAGCTGGAGAACATTCAAACCATTCCTTGATAAGGATAAATGTATAGACTGTGATAACTGCATCCTTTTCTGTCCCGAAGGCTGCATAGATAAGGAGCATGAGATTGACTACGATTACTGTAAGGGATGCGGGATATGCGCAGAGGAATGCCCTGTTAAGGCAATTAAGATGGAGAGAGAAAAATAG
- the porC gene encoding pyruvate synthase subunit PorC encodes MIEIRFHGRGGQGAVTAAEILAKAAFEDGKYSQAFPFFGVERRGAPVMAFTRINDEPIRRRYQVYNPDYVVVLDEGLVDVVDVFSGLKEDGVVLLNTAGTFTSENAKIHTIDATGIALENLGRPIVNTVMLGAFAGVTGLVSIDSLIKIIKETFPGKIGDKNAEAARIAYEKMKHSG; translated from the coding sequence ATGATCGAAATTCGCTTTCATGGACGCGGTGGCCAGGGCGCTGTTACAGCGGCAGAGATTCTAGCTAAAGCTGCCTTTGAAGACGGTAAATACTCACAGGCCTTTCCATTCTTCGGTGTTGAGCGTAGAGGCGCTCCAGTTATGGCTTTCACACGAATTAATGATGAGCCCATCAGGAGAAGGTATCAAGTTTACAATCCCGATTATGTTGTTGTTCTCGATGAGGGACTTGTTGATGTGGTTGACGTATTTTCAGGCTTAAAGGAGGATGGTGTGGTTTTACTCAATACTGCAGGCACCTTCACCTCAGAGAACGCCAAGATCCACACCATTGACGCCACAGGCATAGCCCTTGAGAACCTTGGAAGACCAATCGTTAACACCGTAATGCTCGGGGCATTTGCAGGTGTAACCGGTCTTGTAAGCATAGATTCACTCATAAAGATTATCAAAGAAACATTCCCCGGGAAGATTGGGGATAAAAACGCAGAGGCTGCAAGGATAGCCTATGAAAAAATGAAACACTCAGGGTGA
- a CDS encoding dihydropteroate synthase-like protein: MKVLIITGKLASGIVREAVSASSHEIHVHVVNTPIAAFLTPRRIISEIQKIKFSDGAPDMIIIPGLIPKDVNVVGEETGIPAYKGPTDAADLPIVLDMLDELELSTMKPADRLIEEEQMRRALQFIEDFENDTRSREALLERDENILIGNLPTGRDFPMRVLAEVANAPILLKEGKLRERIEYFMRSGADMIDLGMLAGEDNSELLPEIIETARSAAPNAPLSVDSLNPTEIESAVDCGVDMILSLDLGNYREVLQSLRKKGVPAVILPTDYSEGWVPETVEERVEALEKLKRKCRGIDVIADPVLDPVNSRSIVESVMACRMYAARNPDPLFFGVGNVTELIDADSTGVNALLAGFGMELGVGILFTPEESGKALGSVYELSVASKMMFLAKHRGSVPKDLGINLVLFKDKRKPGGIVEEISVPTIEAEGGMKFVRDRCGSFKIMVDDGRIKAVLYDRTEPVIAFTSDSAKRLYEEIINRKLVSRLEHAAYLGAELQKAEIALRTGKGYVQDFELFERAALFENGQR, translated from the coding sequence ATGAAAGTCCTTATAATCACAGGAAAACTTGCATCAGGGATTGTGAGGGAGGCAGTGTCAGCTTCAAGCCATGAGATTCATGTTCACGTGGTTAACACTCCCATAGCGGCCTTTTTAACACCACGCAGGATAATATCTGAAATCCAGAAGATTAAGTTTTCGGATGGGGCACCCGACATGATAATCATACCTGGCCTCATACCCAAGGACGTGAATGTGGTAGGGGAAGAAACAGGCATACCTGCCTATAAGGGACCCACAGACGCTGCTGACCTCCCCATAGTTCTTGATATGCTTGATGAACTTGAACTCTCCACAATGAAACCAGCCGACAGGCTCATTGAGGAGGAGCAGATGCGTAGGGCCCTTCAGTTCATAGAGGACTTTGAGAATGATACCAGAAGTAGAGAGGCGCTGCTGGAGAGGGATGAAAACATACTCATAGGTAACCTTCCAACGGGCAGGGACTTCCCAATGAGGGTCCTTGCAGAGGTTGCCAATGCTCCCATCCTCCTGAAAGAAGGTAAACTCAGGGAAAGGATTGAATACTTTATGAGAAGTGGCGCAGACATGATTGACCTGGGAATGCTGGCTGGCGAGGACAACTCAGAGCTGCTCCCTGAAATAATCGAAACTGCACGCTCAGCTGCCCCTAACGCACCCCTCAGCGTGGATAGTCTCAACCCCACTGAAATTGAGTCTGCAGTAGATTGCGGTGTCGACATGATCCTGAGCCTGGATCTTGGAAACTACAGGGAAGTTCTACAGTCACTCAGAAAAAAAGGTGTACCTGCAGTGATCCTTCCAACAGACTACAGTGAGGGATGGGTTCCTGAAACGGTTGAGGAGAGGGTTGAGGCCCTGGAGAAACTCAAAAGAAAATGCAGGGGTATAGATGTCATAGCTGACCCTGTGCTTGATCCGGTGAACAGCAGGAGCATAGTCGAATCTGTGATGGCATGCAGAATGTACGCCGCGAGAAACCCCGACCCTCTGTTCTTTGGTGTTGGAAACGTAACTGAACTCATCGACGCTGACTCCACAGGTGTGAATGCACTTCTCGCCGGTTTTGGAATGGAACTTGGTGTGGGCATACTCTTCACTCCAGAGGAGAGCGGAAAAGCACTTGGAAGTGTTTATGAACTCTCAGTGGCATCAAAGATGATGTTCCTGGCTAAACACAGGGGTTCTGTACCCAAGGACCTTGGAATAAACCTTGTACTATTCAAGGATAAGAGAAAGCCCGGCGGCATAGTTGAGGAAATCAGCGTACCCACCATTGAGGCTGAAGGGGGCATGAAGTTCGTAAGAGATAGGTGCGGCAGCTTCAAGATCATGGTTGATGATGGCAGGATAAAGGCCGTACTCTATGATAGAACAGAGCCGGTAATTGCCTTCACATCAGATAGCGCCAAAAGGTTATATGAGGAGATTATAAATAGAAAACTTGTAAGCAGACTTGAACATGCAGCCTACCTTGGAGCAGAATTACAGAAGGCAGAGATAGCCCTGAGAACAGGTAAAGGCTATGTTCAGGATTTTGAACTCTTTGAGAGGGCGGCGCTATTTGAAAATGGTCAGCGTTAA
- a CDS encoding TIGR00269 family protein has translation MQCTRCGSERVIINRKYSGQMLCGECFIETTRKKVMKDIRKYGLIERGDRVLVGLSGGKDSVMVTDILDELRNRNIIELEAVTIDEGISGYREDGIRAAGRFCAERGIPHRVVKLKDYAGITLDEIMKNPSRGACTYCGVFRRWILNREARKSGATKIATGHNLDDECQAIVMNYLEGNLENLTRIGPVTSTAGGRFIPKIKPLREIPEREVGLYVLARGLDVHLAGCPYASGSFRREIGDFLKQISVKRPTIMYSTLRGFDKIKESLIKDMHGGRKSGTCLICGEPSSGRLCKACTFINELGVNEGEVHSDYR, from the coding sequence ATGCAGTGCACCAGATGTGGATCAGAAAGGGTCATAATAAACAGAAAATACTCTGGACAGATGCTCTGCGGTGAATGCTTCATAGAGACCACCAGAAAGAAGGTGATGAAGGATATAAGGAAGTATGGTCTTATAGAAAGGGGCGACAGGGTCCTTGTGGGGCTTTCAGGCGGAAAGGACAGTGTCATGGTCACCGACATCCTCGATGAACTCAGGAACAGAAACATAATAGAACTTGAGGCTGTAACCATCGATGAGGGAATATCAGGTTACAGGGAGGATGGAATCAGGGCTGCAGGGAGGTTCTGTGCCGAGAGGGGCATACCCCACAGGGTTGTAAAGTTGAAGGATTATGCAGGTATAACACTGGATGAGATCATGAAAAACCCCTCAAGGGGGGCATGCACATACTGTGGAGTTTTCAGACGCTGGATACTTAACAGGGAGGCCAGGAAGAGTGGGGCAACAAAGATAGCAACAGGCCACAACCTGGACGACGAGTGCCAGGCAATAGTCATGAATTATCTTGAGGGGAACCTTGAAAACCTCACAAGGATAGGTCCCGTGACATCAACCGCAGGCGGAAGGTTCATACCAAAGATCAAACCCCTCAGGGAGATACCTGAAAGGGAGGTTGGACTGTACGTCCTTGCAAGGGGCCTTGACGTCCACCTTGCAGGCTGCCCCTACGCATCGGGCTCATTCCGAAGGGAAATAGGTGACTTCCTGAAGCAGATATCTGTGAAACGTCCCACTATAATGTACTCCACCCTCAGGGGCTTTGATAAAATAAAGGAGAGCCTTATAAAGGATATGCATGGTGGCAGGAAATCAGGGACGTGTTTAATCTGCGGTGAGCCCTCATCAGGCAGGTTATGTAAGGCATGCACATTTATAAACGAATTAGGGGTGAATGAAGGTGAAGTTCACAGTGATTACAGATGA
- a CDS encoding MoaD/ThiS family protein, with amino-acid sequence MKVKFTVITDDGKRVMESEETKKIKDILQELQIPLETAVVKRNSEIVIEEEEISDGDIIEIIRVIYGG; translated from the coding sequence ATGAAGGTGAAGTTCACAGTGATTACAGATGATGGGAAAAGGGTAATGGAATCTGAAGAAACAAAGAAGATTAAGGACATCCTCCAAGAACTCCAGATCCCACTGGAGACCGCCGTTGTTAAAAGGAACAGCGAGATAGTGATAGAGGAAGAGGAAATATCTGATGGGGATATTATTGAGATAATACGTGTGATCTATGGGGGTTAG
- a CDS encoding damage-control phosphatase ARMT1 family protein — protein MKVYYECAPCFLRQAREALDLATDDEDLKLQVMVKVVELLNERFRKGQVSNELGTAIHRLIKDMTGSEDPYHMEKRRCNEIASRFLPLVEEYLQKHGDLESHVKVAITGNIIDFGALGLDFNHDQGIEDSLKAPLRINHVPLLEKKLEDASEVLYLLDNTGEILFDRPLIEKIGEYGADVKVAVKGKPILNDACMEDAIEAGLHEVAEIVTTGTDSVGMVQSDVSEDFRRIFEGAGVVIAKGMGNYEGLTEIDTQGKVFCLLNAKCHAIARDLGVDKGDNAAVKL, from the coding sequence ATGAAGGTATACTATGAATGCGCGCCGTGCTTCCTGCGGCAGGCAAGGGAGGCCCTTGACCTTGCAACAGATGACGAGGACCTCAAACTCCAGGTGATGGTGAAGGTAGTTGAACTCCTTAATGAAAGATTCAGGAAGGGCCAGGTATCAAATGAACTCGGAACAGCAATTCACAGACTCATAAAGGATATGACAGGTTCTGAGGACCCCTACCACATGGAGAAGAGGCGGTGCAATGAGATCGCATCCAGATTCCTGCCGCTTGTTGAGGAGTACCTCCAGAAACACGGCGACCTGGAAAGCCATGTTAAGGTTGCAATAACAGGAAACATAATAGACTTCGGCGCCCTTGGACTTGACTTCAACCATGATCAGGGGATTGAGGATTCACTGAAGGCCCCGCTCAGAATAAATCATGTGCCCTTACTTGAGAAAAAACTTGAGGATGCCTCAGAGGTCCTTTATCTCCTGGATAATACCGGTGAGATACTCTTTGACAGGCCCCTCATTGAAAAGATTGGGGAGTATGGGGCTGATGTGAAGGTTGCAGTTAAGGGCAAGCCCATCCTCAACGACGCATGCATGGAGGATGCCATTGAAGCGGGCCTCCATGAGGTGGCTGAGATCGTAACAACAGGCACGGACTCCGTTGGAATGGTCCAAAGTGACGTATCAGAGGACTTCCGGAGGATCTTTGAGGGGGCCGGGGTTGTGATAGCCAAGGGTATGGGTAACTATGAGGGCCTTACAGAGATAGATACCCAAGGAAAAGTTTTCTGTCTTCTAAATGCGAAGTGTCATGCAATTGCAAGGGACCTTGGTGTTGATAAGGGTGATAACGCGGCTGTGAAACTCTGA
- a CDS encoding thioredoxin family protein yields the protein MDVIRKWVISGVLLGLMVVLLIYSTQPHNTPQKNEAQNREFRWYKSPQEAIDEASKQNKRVILIFSASWCPSCSKLEEETLQNQDVLGKISENYIAAKIDVDSDPSAASSYGVYVVPTTIILDSSGGEIGRREGYMSPEEFISYLG from the coding sequence ATGGATGTGATTAGGAAATGGGTCATTTCTGGTGTTCTGCTGGGGCTGATGGTGGTGCTTCTGATCTACTCAACCCAGCCGCATAACACCCCACAGAAAAATGAGGCCCAGAACAGGGAGTTCCGGTGGTATAAAAGTCCTCAGGAAGCCATAGATGAGGCTTCAAAGCAGAATAAGAGGGTAATTCTTATATTCTCTGCATCATGGTGTCCATCCTGCAGTAAACTTGAAGAGGAAACCCTGCAGAACCAGGATGTTCTAGGAAAAATTTCAGAGAACTACATTGCAGCAAAGATTGATGTGGACTCCGATCCATCGGCTGCATCAAGTTATGGAGTCTATGTTGTTCCAACCACAATCATACTGGATTCCTCAGGAGGCGAGATAGGAAGAAGGGAGGGATACATGTCCCCTGAGGAGTTCATCTCATATCTGGGGTAA
- a CDS encoding cytochrome c biogenesis CcdA family protein produces the protein MHEYILSFAAGIFSALSPCIIPVVPVLFFEAVMGDKKQISLFSAGFATVFLSVILLTAVFTAAVNHYLLYLRIPASIVIILMGVWLLSEKPLFSFRVPSTENHLLLGFLTALAWSPCYSPYLVTVIAYSALETGRFILNMLLYTAGLSAVLIALVLMAEQPFKRFMERTGDLRKFGGSMIIAAGIYMLYQLIG, from the coding sequence ATGCATGAATATATCCTATCATTTGCTGCAGGGATATTTTCAGCCCTATCCCCATGCATAATCCCTGTAGTACCAGTACTGTTCTTTGAGGCAGTTATGGGGGATAAAAAACAGATTTCACTTTTTTCAGCCGGTTTTGCCACAGTATTTCTCTCTGTGATACTGTTAACAGCCGTATTCACAGCAGCCGTAAACCATTACCTCCTCTATCTGCGCATACCCGCATCCATTGTGATAATACTCATGGGCGTCTGGCTTCTATCTGAGAAACCCCTCTTTTCATTCAGGGTTCCATCCACCGAAAATCACCTTCTTCTTGGTTTCCTCACAGCCCTTGCCTGGTCACCATGCTACAGCCCATACCTGGTAACGGTTATAGCATACTCTGCCCTGGAAACAGGAAGGTTTATTCTTAACATGCTTCTATACACTGCAGGTTTATCAGCAGTACTTATCGCCCTGGTTTTAATGGCAGAGCAGCCATTTAAAAGATTCATGGAAAGGACAGGGGATCTGAGAAAATTTGGAGGTTCAATGATAATAGCTGCAGGCATCTACATGCTTTACCAGCTGATTGGATGA
- a CDS encoding NAD(P)-dependent oxidoreductase, which translates to MRVGFIGFGEVAYTLASRLREEGVDVVTSLEGRSTRTVKLAGEAGVGDVPPEEVYSADIVISAVTPAVAVEAAKEAGEHVRGVFVDMNNIAPGTVRKASSFIKNGRFADAAIMGSVRRKGAGVLIIAAGEGAEDFMKLNRYGLNIEVRGQRPGDASAIKMLRSSYTKGVSALIWETLLSAHIMGLEEDVIEVFEYTEGADFRQSTISRLRSSIIHAGRRYEEMKEVQSMLEEVIEPAMPSCTMRVFERLNEIDVPSDADYRNLLRLAAGKYQPPRDDADINR; encoded by the coding sequence ATGAGGGTAGGATTCATAGGTTTTGGGGAGGTGGCGTATACCCTCGCCTCCAGGCTCAGGGAGGAGGGTGTTGATGTTGTAACCTCCCTTGAGGGCAGGAGCACAAGGACTGTGAAACTTGCAGGGGAAGCGGGTGTGGGTGATGTACCCCCGGAAGAGGTCTATTCTGCAGATATTGTCATATCGGCTGTCACCCCTGCGGTGGCCGTTGAGGCGGCAAAGGAGGCAGGAGAACATGTAAGGGGGGTTTTCGTTGATATGAACAACATCGCACCCGGGACGGTAAGGAAAGCCAGCTCATTCATAAAAAATGGCAGATTCGCTGACGCCGCCATAATGGGGAGTGTCCGGAGGAAGGGAGCAGGTGTGCTTATAATAGCTGCGGGTGAAGGCGCGGAGGATTTCATGAAACTTAACAGGTATGGATTGAACATTGAAGTCCGTGGCCAGAGGCCCGGTGATGCATCGGCAATCAAGATGCTGAGGAGCAGCTACACGAAGGGTGTTTCAGCGCTTATCTGGGAGACACTCCTTTCAGCACACATAATGGGCCTTGAAGAGGATGTCATTGAGGTGTTTGAGTACACTGAGGGTGCTGATTTCAGGCAATCCACGATTTCGAGGTTGAGGAGTTCCATAATCCATGCAGGAAGGAGATATGAGGAGATGAAGGAGGTTCAGAGCATGCTCGAGGAGGTTATTGAACCTGCGATGCCATCATGTACCATGAGGGTATTTGAAAGGCTCAATGAAATTGATGTCCCATCTGATGCTGATTACAGGAACCTCCTTAGACTGGCGGCAGGGAAATATCAGCCACCACGTGACGATGCAGATATAAACAGGTAG
- a CDS encoding adenylyltransferase/cytidyltransferase family protein, producing MIGISADFDPVHLGHVRLIDKGREIADETGDEVVIYLNRDFSANHAPFFVPYEARKEMALEAGADRVVPIEGLHYRLTLAYTVPIRIAMMIEDGVVDYVDAANVSPDLIIKKAREFASRGVFSGIPRELPNRNVIRWFAVNEFLYSKYRRKMKFHIIPELTVDGSKISGREIRQEIIDNNMEIPPSVQRVLPESTIRILEREIEKGNVPGRRNLAAIMERMNNLSRGELMKIAYLNADAINSIVRNRKYYREGQIWAAFRKAGYGPVLTRLAMSSIEMNVRREEVRDLIEHYTRKGWIPPDQRVGNLIDRAWFVSEKVIEGMSSVRANEMFLRGRPEVNAPSSFEAGLSLRKHEVRSIRDGMDAHIYVDQNDILSCQIRNGIKIKSPLHLSAQMATYLRLVIDSHIIPFHATIRKRKKGFRALVKIN from the coding sequence ATGATTGGCATAAGCGCTGATTTTGATCCCGTGCACCTAGGCCATGTGCGACTCATAGATAAGGGCCGGGAAATAGCGGATGAAACCGGTGATGAGGTTGTAATTTACCTGAACAGGGATTTCAGTGCAAACCACGCCCCATTTTTTGTTCCCTACGAAGCAAGGAAGGAAATGGCCCTTGAAGCAGGGGCTGACAGAGTTGTTCCTATTGAGGGACTCCACTACCGCCTGACCCTTGCATATACGGTACCAATAAGGATAGCCATGATGATAGAGGATGGTGTGGTTGACTATGTTGATGCTGCAAATGTCTCACCTGACCTCATAATCAAAAAGGCGAGGGAATTTGCATCAAGGGGTGTGTTCAGTGGTATACCCCGTGAACTCCCAAACAGGAACGTAATACGGTGGTTTGCGGTTAATGAATTCCTCTACAGCAAGTACAGACGGAAAATGAAGTTCCATATAATCCCGGAACTTACCGTTGATGGCTCAAAAATTTCCGGAAGGGAGATACGGCAGGAAATAATTGATAACAATATGGAGATACCCCCCAGTGTCCAGAGGGTTCTGCCAGAATCAACCATTAGAATTCTTGAAAGGGAAATAGAAAAGGGCAATGTACCCGGCAGGAGAAACCTTGCTGCCATAATGGAAAGAATGAATAACCTGTCCCGCGGGGAACTGATGAAAATAGCCTACCTCAATGCAGACGCCATCAACTCCATCGTGAGAAACAGGAAATATTACAGGGAAGGCCAGATATGGGCCGCCTTCCGAAAGGCCGGCTATGGTCCCGTGTTGACGAGACTTGCCATGAGTTCAATAGAGATGAATGTAAGGAGGGAGGAGGTAAGGGACCTCATTGAACACTACACCAGGAAGGGGTGGATTCCACCGGATCAGCGGGTGGGTAACCTGATTGATAGGGCCTGGTTTGTCTCAGAGAAGGTCATTGAGGGTATGAGTTCAGTAAGGGCAAATGAAATGTTCCTCAGGGGCAGGCCTGAAGTGAATGCCCCCTCATCCTTTGAGGCAGGGCTGAGTCTGAGAAAGCATGAGGTCAGGAGCATAAGGGACGGAATGGATGCCCACATCTACGTTGACCAGAACGATATTCTATCCTGCCAGATAAGGAACGGTATCAAGATAAAAAGTCCACTTCACCTTTCAGCCCAGATGGCAACCTATCTTAGACTCGTAATAGACTCACATATAATACCGTTCCATGCGACGATAAGAAAAAGGAAGAAGGGATTCAGAGCCCTTGTGAAAATCAATTAA